Proteins encoded by one window of Salvia splendens isolate huo1 chromosome 14, SspV2, whole genome shotgun sequence:
- the LOC121765229 gene encoding GPI mannosyltransferase 2-like isoform X2, with protein sequence MASTSRALRSADTNTNRHTPSCLCFPSASLFSQNQCAVFAPLVPLIGYRAVLGLSGYVINNIAFVFAAFYLYRLSVIVMKDEKVALRAAILFCFNPASVFYSSVYSESLFAVLSIGGLYHFMNGNYNYATLWLALSGCARSNGVLNAGYICYHAMKQLKEAYFSRKRSYLLIVTILLAGALRSIFIFGPFISFQAYGYLNMCMGRSVAELRPWCKARLPLLYNYIQSHYWGVGFLRYFQVKQLPNFLLASPILSLALCSIVYYVKLWPEVFLSLGLRVSQKESKMVGSSLSTGPEGQASTAGILEYSATNLSQDSGDLKLRKKTVRREKMVIEPSKDKAPERLQCDPVVILPFALHLSFMVATAFFVMHVQVSTRFLSASPLIYWFASHIIGSGKRWGHFIWAYSAAYIFIGTLLFSNFYPFT encoded by the exons GCTCCATTGGTACCTCTGATTGGATACAGGGCTGTGCTTGGATTATCCGGCTATGTGATTAACAAcatcgcctttgtttttgctgcattttatttatatag GCTTTCTGTTATTGTTATGAAAGATGAGAAGGTTGCACTGAGAGCAGCAATTTTGTTTTGCTTTAATCCAGCTTCAGTCTTCTACTCATCAGT GTACTCTGAGAGTCTTTTTGCTGTATTGTCAATCGGAGGGTTGTATCATTTCATGAATGGGAATTATAATTATGCTACTCTTTGGCTTGCACTGTCAGGCTGTGCACGGTCAAATGGAGTGCTTAACGCAGGCTACATTTGTTACCATGCAATGAAACAACTAAAAGAAGCTTACTTTTCCAGAAAGCGCTCTTAT CTGCTAATAGTGACGATTCTTCTTGCTGGAGCATTACGATCTATATTTATCTTTGGTCCCTTCATTTCCTTTCAAGCATATGGATACTTAAATATGTGCATGGGTCGTTCCGTTGCTGAACTGAGGCCTTGGTGCAAGGCACGACTTCCTTTGCTCTACAATTACATTCAAAGCCACTATTG GGGAGTGGGCTTCTTAAGATATTTTCAAGTTAAACAGTTGCCAAATTTTCTTCTTGCATCACCTATATTGTCTCTGGCACTTTGCTCTATTGTCTACTATGTGAAGCTTTGGCCTGAGGTTTTCCTTTCTCTTGGTCTCCGAGTTTCTCAAAAAGAAAGCAAAATGGTTGGTTCCTCATTATCTACCGGACCAGAGGGACAAGCTAGCACTGCTGGGATTTTAGAGTACAGTGCTACTAACTTATCGCAAG ATAGCGGGGATCTTAAACTGAGAAAAAAAACAGTCAGAAGAGAAAAAATGGTTATAGAGCCATCAAAAGACAAAGCACCAGAGCGCCTGCAATGTGATCCTGTCGTTATTCTTCCTTTTGCTCTACACTTAAGCTTCATGGTTGCCACAGCGTTTTTCGTCATGCATGTTCAG GTTTCGACTCGTTTCTTATCTGCCAGCCCCCTTATTTACTGGTTCGCATCCCACATAATTGGATCTGGAAAGAGATGGGGTCATTTTATATGGGCTTATTCTGCTGCTTACATTTTTATTGGCACTTTGCTTTTCTCAAACTTCTATCCTTTCACCTGA
- the LOC121765232 gene encoding heparanase-like protein 1 isoform X3, translating to MGFQALFLVFLAFCSAILAQESIDARISIDTSSTIANTDANYICATIDWWPKDKCEYNRCPWGSSSVLNLNLSHPSLINAIQAFKNLRIRVGGSLQDQVVYEVGNLSSSCQPFTKQKGGLFGFSKGCLPMRRWDELNQFFKKTGVVLTFGLNALYGRYQLRKGVCGGDWDPSNAHDFIRYTISKGYNVDSWEFGNELSGKGVGASVSAQQYGKDLVRLNTMVDELYASNAMPKPTILAPGGFYDKSWFDTLLQVSGPNTVNVLSHHMYTLGAGNDPNIMKKILNPSHLDRASLTFGSLSATIQANGPWAAAWVGESGGAFNNGAKGISNAFINTFWYLDQLGMAAKHNTRVYCRQTLIGGFYGLLNKTTFIPSPDYYSALLWDRLMGDGVLSVHSRESPFLRVYAHCAKERAGVVVLLINLSNQTAFDIAVGSSDSALVQVTKTTSVVRGIKKSVSWIGKRASDEKLSREEYLLTPENGDLRSTTMLLNGQPLHLTETTGGVPDLVPVLVGTNAPLRVAPLSVAFVVYPNFNAPGCK from the exons ATGGGATTTCAGGCCCTGTTCTTGGTCTTTCTGGCCTTTTGCTCTGCAATTTTGGCGCAGGAATCGATAGATGCCAGAATTAGCATCGACACTAGCTCAACCATTGCCAACACGGATGCTAATTATATTTGTGCCACCATAGACTGGTGGCCAAAAGATAAGTGTGAATACAATAGATGCCCGTGGGGCTCGTCTTCTGTGTTAAATCTC AATCTATCTCATCCCTCTCTAATCAATGCTATTCAAG CTTTCAAGAATTTGAGAATTAGAGTTGGCGGTTCTTTGCAAGATCAAGTAGTTTATGAGGTGGGAaatttgtcatcttcttgtcaACCATTTACGAAGCAAAAGGGTGGATTATTTGGATTTTCAAAGGGTTGCTTACCTATGCGGAGGTGGGATGAGCTAAATCAATTCTTCAAGAAGACAGG AGTTGTTCTCACTTTTGGCCTTAATGCTCTTTACGGGAGGTACCAATTGCGGAAAGGAGTTTGTGGAGGAGATTGGGATCCTAGCAATGCTCATGATTTCATCAGATACACTATTTCGAAGGGATACAATGTCGACTCTTGGGAATTCG GTAATGAGTTGAGCGGCAAGGGGGTTGGTGCTAGTGTTAGTGCGCAACAGTATGGAAAAGATTTGGTCCGCCTCAATACTATGGTCGATGAACTGTATGCAAGTAATGCTATGCCCAAACCGACTATCTTGGCGCCAGGAGGGTTCTATGATAAGTCTTGGTTCGATACGCTGCTTCAAGTCTCGGGTCCTAACACAGTCAATGTTCTGTCGCATCACATGTACACTTTGGGTGCAG GAAACGACCCGAACATAATGAAAAAGATTCTAAACCCGAGCCACCTGGACAGGGCATCATTAACATTTGGCAGTCTTAGTGCCACGATTCAAGCAAATGGTCCTTGGGCTGCAGCTTGGGTTGGTGAATCAGGAGGGGCCTTCAACAATGGTGCTAAGGGAATATCTAATGCGTTCATCAACACCTTCTG GTATCTGGATCAACTTGGAATGGCAGCTAAGC ATAACACCAGAGTTTATTGCCGGCAGACTTTGATAGGCGGCTTCTATGGCCTCCTCAACAAAACTACGTTCATCCCATCCCCCGATTATTATAG TGCACTTCTCTGGGATCGCCTCATGGGAGACGGAGTACTCTCCGTTCACAGCCGCGAGTCGCCATTTTTGCGCGTTTATGCTCACTGTGCAAAAGAAAGA GCTGGTGTGGTCGTTCTTCTGATCAATCTGAGCAACCAGACCGCGTTCGACATTGCAGTGGGATCGAGTGACAGTGCACTAGTGCAAGTCACCAAGACAACGTCCGTCGTGCGTGGGATTAAGAAGTCGGTCTCATGGATCGGCAAGAGAGCCTCGGATGAGAAACTGTCGAGAGAGGAGTACCTGTTGACTCCCGAGAATGGTGATCTTCGGAGCACAACGATGCTGTTGAATGGACAGCCGCTGCATCTGACTGAGACAACGGGAGGCGTGCCAGACCTCGTCCCTGTCCTCGTCGGCACGAACGCCCCTCTTAGAGTTGCTCCGCTTTCGGTGGCGTTTGTTGTGTATCCCAACTTCAATGCTCCAGGATGCAAGTGA
- the LOC121765232 gene encoding heparanase-like protein 1 isoform X2, translating to MGFQALFLVFLAFCSAILAQESIDARISIDTSSTIANTDANYICATIDWWPKDKCEYNRCPWGSSSVLNLNLSHPSLINAIQAFKNLRIRVGGSLQDQVVYEVGNLSSSCQPFTKQKGGLFGFSKGCLPMRRWDELNQFFKKTGVVLTFGLNALYGRYQLRKGVCGGDWDPSNAHDFIRYTISKGYNVDSWEFGNELSGKGVGASVSAQQYGKDLVRLNTMVDELYASNAMPKPTILAPGGFYDKSWFDTLLQVSGPNTVNVLSHHMYTLGAGNDPNIMKKILNPSHLDRASLTFGSLSATIQANGPWAAAWVGESGGAFNNGAKGISNAFINTFWYLDQLGMAAKLYNTDTPPCCRIAYRIRIRYRYATDTPSIRILGVSASWAVLGRETSDSIRILRRIRELGRIGPSSSSICKDLRFSSSKSTSISVEELRNFQFTNFNPIWEQNRQLIGYEEEEEERGGAAIASTRD from the exons ATGGGATTTCAGGCCCTGTTCTTGGTCTTTCTGGCCTTTTGCTCTGCAATTTTGGCGCAGGAATCGATAGATGCCAGAATTAGCATCGACACTAGCTCAACCATTGCCAACACGGATGCTAATTATATTTGTGCCACCATAGACTGGTGGCCAAAAGATAAGTGTGAATACAATAGATGCCCGTGGGGCTCGTCTTCTGTGTTAAATCTC AATCTATCTCATCCCTCTCTAATCAATGCTATTCAAG CTTTCAAGAATTTGAGAATTAGAGTTGGCGGTTCTTTGCAAGATCAAGTAGTTTATGAGGTGGGAaatttgtcatcttcttgtcaACCATTTACGAAGCAAAAGGGTGGATTATTTGGATTTTCAAAGGGTTGCTTACCTATGCGGAGGTGGGATGAGCTAAATCAATTCTTCAAGAAGACAGG AGTTGTTCTCACTTTTGGCCTTAATGCTCTTTACGGGAGGTACCAATTGCGGAAAGGAGTTTGTGGAGGAGATTGGGATCCTAGCAATGCTCATGATTTCATCAGATACACTATTTCGAAGGGATACAATGTCGACTCTTGGGAATTCG GTAATGAGTTGAGCGGCAAGGGGGTTGGTGCTAGTGTTAGTGCGCAACAGTATGGAAAAGATTTGGTCCGCCTCAATACTATGGTCGATGAACTGTATGCAAGTAATGCTATGCCCAAACCGACTATCTTGGCGCCAGGAGGGTTCTATGATAAGTCTTGGTTCGATACGCTGCTTCAAGTCTCGGGTCCTAACACAGTCAATGTTCTGTCGCATCACATGTACACTTTGGGTGCAG GAAACGACCCGAACATAATGAAAAAGATTCTAAACCCGAGCCACCTGGACAGGGCATCATTAACATTTGGCAGTCTTAGTGCCACGATTCAAGCAAATGGTCCTTGGGCTGCAGCTTGGGTTGGTGAATCAGGAGGGGCCTTCAACAATGGTGCTAAGGGAATATCTAATGCGTTCATCAACACCTTCTG GTATCTGGATCAACTTGGAATGGCAGCTAAGCTATATAACACCGATACGCCACCCTGTTGCCGTATCgcgtatcggatacgtatccgataccgatacgcgacggatacaccgtcgatacgtatcctgggcgtatccgcgagctgggccgtattgggccgggaaacctcagattcgatacgtatccttcggcgtatccgcgagctgggccgtattgggcctTCATCCTCCTCTATCTGCAAAGATCTGAGGTTCTCCTCTTCGAAATCAACGTCCATCTCTGTCGAAGAACTTCGCAACTTTCAATTTACGAACTTCAATCCGATTTGGGAACAAAATCGACAGTTAATcggatatgaagaagaagaagaagaaaggggagGCGCCGCTATTGCCTCAACTAGGGATTGA
- the LOC121765232 gene encoding heparanase-like protein 1 isoform X1, with product MSIFFSCVFSCFLKLALFLVFLAFCSAILAQESIDARISIDTSSTIANTDANYICATIDWWPKDKCEYNRCPWGSSSVLNLNLSHPSLINAIQAFKNLRIRVGGSLQDQVVYEVGNLSSSCQPFTKQKGGLFGFSKGCLPMRRWDELNQFFKKTGVVLTFGLNALYGRYQLRKGVCGGDWDPSNAHDFIRYTISKGYNVDSWEFGNELSGKGVGASVSAQQYGKDLVRLNTMVDELYASNAMPKPTILAPGGFYDKSWFDTLLQVSGPNTVNVLSHHMYTLGAGNDPNIMKKILNPSHLDRASLTFGSLSATIQANGPWAAAWVGESGGAFNNGAKGISNAFINTFWYLDQLGMAAKLYNTDTPPCCRIAYRIRIRYRYATDTPSIRILGVSASWAVLGRETSDSIRILRRIRELGRIGPSSSSICKDLRFSSSKSTSISVEELRNFQFTNFNPIWEQNRQLIGYEEEEEERGGAAIASTRD from the exons ATGTCAATTTTCTTCAGCTGTGTATTTTCTTGTTTCTTGAAATTG GCCCTGTTCTTGGTCTTTCTGGCCTTTTGCTCTGCAATTTTGGCGCAGGAATCGATAGATGCCAGAATTAGCATCGACACTAGCTCAACCATTGCCAACACGGATGCTAATTATATTTGTGCCACCATAGACTGGTGGCCAAAAGATAAGTGTGAATACAATAGATGCCCGTGGGGCTCGTCTTCTGTGTTAAATCTC AATCTATCTCATCCCTCTCTAATCAATGCTATTCAAG CTTTCAAGAATTTGAGAATTAGAGTTGGCGGTTCTTTGCAAGATCAAGTAGTTTATGAGGTGGGAaatttgtcatcttcttgtcaACCATTTACGAAGCAAAAGGGTGGATTATTTGGATTTTCAAAGGGTTGCTTACCTATGCGGAGGTGGGATGAGCTAAATCAATTCTTCAAGAAGACAGG AGTTGTTCTCACTTTTGGCCTTAATGCTCTTTACGGGAGGTACCAATTGCGGAAAGGAGTTTGTGGAGGAGATTGGGATCCTAGCAATGCTCATGATTTCATCAGATACACTATTTCGAAGGGATACAATGTCGACTCTTGGGAATTCG GTAATGAGTTGAGCGGCAAGGGGGTTGGTGCTAGTGTTAGTGCGCAACAGTATGGAAAAGATTTGGTCCGCCTCAATACTATGGTCGATGAACTGTATGCAAGTAATGCTATGCCCAAACCGACTATCTTGGCGCCAGGAGGGTTCTATGATAAGTCTTGGTTCGATACGCTGCTTCAAGTCTCGGGTCCTAACACAGTCAATGTTCTGTCGCATCACATGTACACTTTGGGTGCAG GAAACGACCCGAACATAATGAAAAAGATTCTAAACCCGAGCCACCTGGACAGGGCATCATTAACATTTGGCAGTCTTAGTGCCACGATTCAAGCAAATGGTCCTTGGGCTGCAGCTTGGGTTGGTGAATCAGGAGGGGCCTTCAACAATGGTGCTAAGGGAATATCTAATGCGTTCATCAACACCTTCTG GTATCTGGATCAACTTGGAATGGCAGCTAAGCTATATAACACCGATACGCCACCCTGTTGCCGTATCgcgtatcggatacgtatccgataccgatacgcgacggatacaccgtcgatacgtatcctgggcgtatccgcgagctgggccgtattgggccgggaaacctcagattcgatacgtatccttcggcgtatccgcgagctgggccgtattgggcctTCATCCTCCTCTATCTGCAAAGATCTGAGGTTCTCCTCTTCGAAATCAACGTCCATCTCTGTCGAAGAACTTCGCAACTTTCAATTTACGAACTTCAATCCGATTTGGGAACAAAATCGACAGTTAATcggatatgaagaagaagaagaagaaaggggagGCGCCGCTATTGCCTCAACTAGGGATTGA